A genomic region of Barnesiella viscericola DSM 18177 contains the following coding sequences:
- a CDS encoding phosphoglycerate kinase has product MQTIDNYNFAGKKAFVRVDFNVPLDENFNITDDTRMVKALPTLKKILADGGSLIIGSHLGRPKKGPEDKFSLRHIVAHLSELLGTEVKFVDDCVGDKVKAAAAALKPGEVLLLENLRFHAEEEGKPRGLAEDASDEEKAAAKKAIKASQKEFTKELASLADVYVNDAFGTAHRAHASTALMAEYFTPENKMFGYLMGKEVAAVNKVMKEMVRPFTAIMGGSKVSSKIDIIENLLTKVDNLIIAGGMTYTFTKALGGKIGNSICEDDKLDLALELIEKAKANHVNLVLAVDAKIADDFSNDAHTDFCDVDKIPDGWEGMDIGPKSEALFADVIKKSKTILWNGPTGVFEFDNFTSGSRAVAEAIVEATKNGAFSLVGGGDSVACVNKFGLADQVSYVSTGGGALLEAIEGKVLPGIAAIQG; this is encoded by the coding sequence ATGCAAACAATTGACAATTACAATTTTGCCGGCAAAAAGGCATTTGTACGCGTAGATTTTAATGTTCCCCTCGACGAGAACTTTAACATCACCGACGACACTCGTATGGTAAAAGCATTGCCTACGTTGAAGAAGATCCTGGCCGATGGCGGTAGCCTCATTATCGGTTCGCACCTGGGCCGCCCCAAAAAAGGTCCCGAAGATAAATTCTCGTTGCGTCACATCGTAGCTCACCTGAGCGAACTGCTGGGCACCGAAGTAAAATTTGTCGATGACTGCGTAGGCGACAAGGTAAAAGCTGCTGCCGCTGCCCTGAAACCGGGCGAAGTGCTGCTGCTCGAGAACCTCCGCTTCCACGCCGAAGAAGAGGGTAAACCCAGAGGCTTGGCCGAAGATGCCAGCGACGAGGAAAAAGCTGCTGCCAAGAAAGCCATTAAAGCCAGCCAGAAAGAGTTTACCAAAGAACTCGCCAGCCTGGCCGATGTATATGTAAACGACGCCTTCGGTACGGCTCACCGTGCCCACGCCTCCACGGCTTTGATGGCCGAATACTTTACCCCCGAGAACAAAATGTTCGGTTACCTCATGGGTAAAGAGGTAGCTGCCGTAAACAAAGTGATGAAAGAGATGGTTCGTCCCTTCACCGCTATTATGGGTGGCTCGAAAGTTTCGTCGAAAATCGACATCATCGAGAATCTGTTGACCAAAGTCGACAACCTCATCATTGCCGGTGGTATGACCTACACCTTTACCAAAGCTCTGGGTGGCAAAATCGGTAACTCGATCTGCGAAGACGACAAACTCGACCTGGCACTCGAACTGATTGAAAAAGCCAAAGCCAACCACGTGAACCTCGTACTGGCCGTCGATGCCAAAATTGCCGACGACTTCTCGAACGACGCTCACACCGACTTCTGCGATGTAGACAAAATTCCCGACGGTTGGGAAGGTATGGACATCGGTCCCAAATCGGAAGCTCTGTTTGCCGACGTTATCAAAAAATCGAAGACTATCCTGTGGAACGGCCCGACAGGCGTATTCGAATTCGACAACTTTACATCGGGTTCGCGCGCTGTTGCCGAGGCTATCGTAGAGGCTACCAAGAACGGTGCATTCTCGCTCGTAGGTGGTGGTGACTCGGTAGCTTGTGTCAACAAGTTCGGCTTGGCCGACCAGGTATCCTACGTTTCGACGGGCGGTGGTGCCTTGCTCGAAGCTATCGAAGGTAAAGTATTGCCCGGTATCGCCGCTATCCAAGGCTAA
- a CDS encoding DapH/DapD/GlmU-related protein has translation MTLQEFLQHTAERKPLRGAEIGQFMNEMSDEARRITCQMNNAYHTPDEIRELLARLTGQPVPDTVRVFPPLYADFGKNIHLGENVFINDCCHFQDHGGITLGDGCQIGHGVVFATLNHGLAPEDRQTTYPAPIVLGRNVWVGANATILQGVTIGDNAVVAAGAVVTKDVATNTVVGGVPARLIHVIETKPETK, from the coding sequence ATGACACTTCAAGAATTTCTGCAACATACAGCCGAACGCAAACCGCTTCGAGGAGCCGAAATCGGACAGTTCATGAACGAGATGAGCGACGAGGCCCGGCGCATCACCTGCCAAATGAACAACGCCTATCATACCCCCGACGAGATTCGCGAACTGCTTGCCCGACTTACCGGACAGCCCGTACCCGATACGGTGCGGGTATTTCCTCCACTCTATGCCGACTTCGGCAAGAACATACACTTGGGTGAGAATGTCTTTATCAACGACTGTTGCCACTTTCAGGACCATGGTGGCATCACTCTCGGCGACGGCTGCCAGATCGGACACGGCGTGGTATTTGCCACCCTCAACCACGGCCTTGCCCCCGAGGACCGACAGACTACCTACCCGGCCCCTATCGTACTGGGACGCAACGTGTGGGTAGGAGCCAACGCTACCATTCTGCAAGGGGTAACCATCGGCGACAACGCCGTAGTGGCTGCGGGTGCCGTGGTGACCAAAGATGTGGCTACCAATACGGTAGTCGGTGGTGTTCCGGCCCGGTTGATTCACGTGATTGAAACCAAACCAGAGACCAAATAA
- a CDS encoding alpha/beta hydrolase: MNTIQAQENDKTFAPSDRVTVERVHFKNRFGITLAADMYKPKNAEGKLPAIAISGPFGAVKEQASGLYAQALAERGFLTIAFDPSYTGESSGEPRYVASPDINTEDFCAAVDFLSIRDDVDPERIGILGICGWGGMALNAAAIDTRIKATVTSTMYDMSRVSANGYFDSMDADQRYALRQKLNAQRTIDARNGSYALAGGVVDPLPADAPQFVKDYYAYYKTPRGYHKCSLNSNGGWNVTSALSFINTPLLTYSNEIRSAVLMIHGEKAHSRYFSEDAFKKLTGDNKELMIIPGASHVDLYDRVDIIPFDKIESFFREYLK; encoded by the coding sequence ATGAATACGATTCAAGCACAAGAGAACGACAAGACGTTTGCCCCGAGCGACCGGGTTACCGTCGAACGGGTACATTTCAAAAATCGGTTTGGCATTACCCTGGCCGCCGACATGTATAAACCCAAAAACGCAGAGGGAAAGCTGCCGGCCATTGCCATTTCGGGTCCCTTCGGCGCCGTCAAGGAGCAGGCATCGGGCCTCTATGCCCAGGCCCTGGCCGAACGCGGATTCCTCACCATTGCCTTCGACCCCTCCTACACGGGCGAAAGTAGTGGCGAACCCCGGTACGTGGCTTCGCCCGACATCAATACCGAGGACTTCTGCGCGGCCGTCGACTTTCTGTCGATACGCGACGACGTGGACCCCGAACGCATCGGTATCCTGGGCATCTGCGGCTGGGGCGGTATGGCTCTGAATGCAGCGGCCATCGATACCCGCATCAAGGCTACGGTAACTTCGACCATGTATGACATGAGCCGGGTGAGCGCCAACGGTTATTTCGACTCGATGGATGCCGACCAGCGTTATGCCCTGCGCCAAAAGCTCAATGCCCAGCGCACCATTGATGCCCGCAACGGCTCCTATGCGTTGGCCGGTGGTGTGGTAGACCCGCTGCCCGCCGATGCTCCGCAATTTGTCAAGGATTACTATGCCTACTACAAGACGCCGCGGGGTTATCACAAATGCTCGCTCAACTCCAACGGCGGCTGGAACGTGACCTCGGCCCTCTCGTTCATCAACACGCCTCTGCTCACTTACAGCAACGAGATACGCAGCGCCGTGCTCATGATTCACGGCGAGAAGGCCCACTCACGCTATTTCAGCGAAGATGCGTTCAAGAAACTCACCGGCGACAACAAGGAGCTGATGATTATCCCCGGCGCTTCGCATGTCGACCTCTACGACCGTGTCGACATCATTCCGTTTGACAAAATCGAATCGTTCTTCCGTGAATACTTAAAATAA
- a CDS encoding M6 family metalloprotease domain-containing protein produces MKKIFISLCASALLGITSLSAIPARSIPQTVVQPDGTEITVRLVGDEFYHYRVTTDGIPVVRCADGFYRYAELSSSGAAVAGSVIARDARLRSDSDKAYLSELASRRVSQELVAHRNLKKQQAQRHITRRVTQATTGEEVHGLVLLVEFSDTKFAATNGRDAFDEMMNKEGYDYQGAIGSARDYFIAQSGGAFQPIFDVVGPITLDKKMAYYGGNGSDGSTDPNASEMIIDACRKAESMVDFTLYDRNNDGFVDLVYVIYAGYGESANDAQGSLDDTVWPHAWYVYQGARRSVLVDGKYIDAYACSAELLGNRGTYRDGIGSFCHEYSHTLGLPDFYDTSGSYNPNYGMSSWSLMDYGCYNGPDANGDGYSDGSVPVGYSAYEREFCGWLTIEELTSPASITLENLADSHKAYKIVSSDKNQYFTLENRQQKGWDQYMASSGLMILKVDYNQSVWDRNTVNNESTRQRMTIMPADNQYSSRNEYGDLYPYGGNNSFTDSSRPAARTNTGELLGKPVTNIAANNGVITFDFMGGTPAIIAPVANEATEVSATGFTASWSPVENAASYTLKVGRRDPSAGGDILLSESFNNISTASTTNVGGIGSMKDIADQYFETPGWRGKYVYPEVGKIKLGNSANSGALCTPALDLSSCGGVFTVCFDASRYNSKEQSVMKVYLEDDEDNAQTTDMLPVDEMNTYTLTFTGGTANSRIVLEVVSTSGKRSYIDNIVVYSGEVQSDGMGSETVDGEWPLTLTGITSTSHQFTDLEPGYVYTYQVKAVTAEGEESAYSNVVKVKLDAPSGICDVLEVNHRVYAAEGGIVVENESALPVEVINLMGQAVVTTDVNGRALLSVPAPGIYIVRCGTEVTRVVVR; encoded by the coding sequence ATGAAAAAGATATTTATCTCCTTGTGCGCGAGTGCCTTATTGGGAATAACCTCGCTTTCTGCCATACCGGCAAGGTCTATCCCCCAGACGGTTGTTCAGCCCGATGGGACCGAAATTACCGTGCGGTTGGTTGGTGACGAGTTTTATCACTATCGTGTGACAACCGATGGCATTCCCGTGGTACGGTGTGCCGATGGGTTTTATCGGTATGCCGAGTTGTCGTCGAGTGGAGCGGCTGTTGCCGGTTCGGTTATCGCTCGTGATGCCCGTTTGCGGAGCGATTCGGACAAGGCCTATCTCAGTGAGTTGGCCTCCCGCCGGGTGTCACAAGAATTGGTGGCTCATCGAAATCTGAAAAAACAACAGGCACAGCGCCACATTACCCGCCGGGTTACACAAGCGACTACCGGCGAAGAGGTACATGGCCTGGTGCTTCTGGTCGAGTTCAGCGACACGAAATTTGCCGCCACGAACGGTCGTGATGCTTTCGACGAGATGATGAATAAAGAGGGGTATGATTATCAGGGAGCCATAGGCAGTGCGCGAGACTATTTTATCGCTCAGTCGGGTGGTGCGTTTCAACCTATCTTCGATGTAGTAGGGCCCATAACACTCGATAAGAAGATGGCCTATTATGGCGGTAACGGCAGTGATGGCAGCACTGACCCCAATGCGTCGGAAATGATTATCGATGCCTGCCGGAAGGCCGAGTCGATGGTCGATTTCACCCTGTACGATCGCAACAATGATGGCTTTGTCGATTTGGTCTATGTCATTTATGCCGGTTATGGCGAATCGGCCAACGATGCGCAAGGTTCGCTCGACGATACCGTGTGGCCGCATGCCTGGTATGTTTATCAAGGAGCAAGGAGGTCCGTTCTTGTCGACGGTAAGTACATTGATGCTTATGCCTGCTCGGCCGAGTTGCTGGGCAATCGGGGAACCTATCGCGATGGCATAGGTTCATTCTGTCACGAGTATAGTCATACGCTGGGATTGCCCGATTTCTATGATACGAGCGGTTCGTATAATCCCAATTATGGAATGAGTTCATGGAGCCTTATGGATTATGGGTGTTACAATGGGCCCGATGCTAATGGCGACGGGTATAGCGATGGTTCGGTTCCCGTAGGGTACAGTGCTTATGAACGCGAGTTCTGCGGTTGGCTCACGATTGAAGAGTTGACATCGCCGGCATCGATTACACTTGAAAATCTGGCCGACAGTCACAAGGCCTACAAGATTGTGTCGAGCGACAAGAATCAGTATTTTACCCTCGAAAACCGTCAGCAAAAGGGGTGGGACCAGTATATGGCCTCCTCGGGATTGATGATATTGAAGGTCGATTACAACCAGTCGGTTTGGGATAGAAATACGGTTAACAATGAGTCGACTCGCCAGCGCATGACCATCATGCCTGCCGATAACCAGTATAGTTCAAGAAATGAGTATGGCGATTTGTATCCCTATGGGGGTAACAACTCGTTTACCGACAGCAGTCGGCCTGCGGCACGAACCAACACGGGTGAACTGTTGGGAAAACCGGTGACCAATATTGCTGCCAATAATGGCGTGATAACTTTCGATTTCATGGGGGGAACCCCCGCCATAATAGCCCCGGTTGCCAACGAGGCTACCGAAGTTTCGGCAACCGGCTTTACGGCCAGTTGGTCGCCTGTTGAGAATGCTGCCAGCTACACGTTGAAGGTCGGACGCAGAGATCCGTCGGCCGGGGGGGATATCCTGTTATCGGAAAGTTTCAACAACATTTCGACTGCAAGCACGACCAATGTGGGCGGAATCGGGTCGATGAAAGATATTGCCGACCAATATTTCGAAACACCGGGTTGGCGTGGAAAATATGTTTATCCCGAGGTGGGTAAGATAAAACTGGGCAACTCGGCTAATAGCGGGGCCTTGTGTACACCCGCACTTGACCTCTCGTCGTGCGGTGGTGTATTTACGGTTTGTTTCGATGCTTCGCGGTATAACTCAAAAGAGCAGTCTGTGATGAAGGTCTATCTCGAAGACGACGAAGATAACGCCCAAACCACCGATATGTTGCCTGTCGATGAGATGAATACTTATACGTTGACCTTTACCGGCGGAACGGCCAACAGTCGCATCGTGCTTGAAGTGGTGTCCACCAGTGGAAAGAGATCCTATATCGACAACATCGTGGTATATAGCGGCGAAGTGCAATCGGACGGAATGGGTTCGGAAACCGTTGACGGAGAGTGGCCCTTGACCTTGACAGGTATTACCTCAACCTCCCATCAGTTCACCGATCTTGAACCGGGATATGTCTACACCTATCAAGTGAAGGCCGTTACGGCCGAGGGAGAGGAGAGTGCCTACTCCAATGTGGTGAAAGTGAAGTTAGATGCTCCGTCGGGTATCTGTGATGTACTTGAAGTAAACCATCGGGTTTACGCCGCCGAAGGTGGTATCGTGGTCGAGAATGAATCGGCTCTGCCGGTAGAGGTAATCAACCTTATGGGACAAGCCGTTGTGACTACCGATGTCAATGGACGGGCGCTCCTGTCGGTTCCCGCACCGGGTATCTATATCGTGCGTTGTGGTACGGAAGTAACTCGGGTAGTAGTGAGATGA
- a CDS encoding cyclophilin-like fold protein, protein MMKPLIATALAILFAMSSGWAFTACDRNDEPTSVSSNSGNTPDDNDNDNDNPETPDAMTLNMTIGNSTFTITLADNTTALAFADLLPLRLNMSELNGNEKYIYLDQSLPSQPTSPGTIQTGDLMLYGSTCIVLFYESFSTSYRYTRIGRVDNPAGLAAAVGSGSVTVSFER, encoded by the coding sequence ATGATGAAACCGCTGATTGCAACCGCCCTTGCCATACTTTTTGCCATGAGCTCGGGCTGGGCCTTCACCGCTTGCGACCGTAACGACGAACCTACGTCCGTATCGAGCAACTCCGGGAATACTCCTGATGACAATGATAATGATAATGACAACCCCGAAACACCCGACGCCATGACACTGAATATGACAATAGGTAACTCTACGTTTACCATTACTCTGGCCGACAATACTACGGCCCTGGCCTTTGCCGACCTGCTGCCGCTGCGCCTGAACATGAGCGAACTGAACGGCAACGAAAAGTATATCTATCTCGACCAAAGTTTGCCCTCTCAGCCCACATCGCCGGGCACCATACAGACGGGTGACCTGATGCTCTACGGCTCGACGTGCATCGTGCTGTTCTACGAGAGCTTCTCCACCTCCTACCGCTACACCCGTATCGGACGCGTAGACAATCCGGCTGGACTGGCTGCCGCCGTAGGTTCGGGCTCCGTAACGGTATCGTTTGAACGCTGA
- the prfA gene encoding peptide chain release factor 1, producing the protein MSEQSSLLEKLEGLLIRFEEIGTLITDPAVISDMKRYVKLTKEYRELEKISEAAKRYKQLLNGIDESRRLLETENDPEMREMAKEELESCSAQLPQLEEEIKLLLVPADPEDSKNAIVEIRGGTGGDEAAIFAGDLFRMYTKYCETKGWKTEVSSYSEGASGGYKEIIFTVTGDNVYGTLKYESGVHRVQRVPATETQGRVHTSAATVAVLPEAEEFDVEINEGEIKWDTFRSSGAGGQNVNKVESGVRLRYNWKNPITGETEEILIECTETRDQPKNKERALSRLRSFIYDKEHQKYIDDIASRRKTMVSTGDRSAKIRTYNYPQGRITDHRINYTIYNLAAFMDGDIQDCIDHLIVAENAERLKESEL; encoded by the coding sequence ATGAGCGAACAATCTTCACTATTAGAAAAACTGGAAGGACTGCTTATCCGATTTGAAGAAATAGGAACCTTGATTACCGACCCCGCCGTCATAAGCGACATGAAACGGTATGTCAAGCTGACTAAAGAGTATCGAGAACTCGAAAAAATATCGGAAGCGGCCAAACGATACAAACAACTGCTGAACGGAATCGACGAATCGCGCCGGTTGCTCGAAACCGAGAACGACCCCGAAATGCGCGAAATGGCCAAAGAGGAGCTCGAATCGTGTTCGGCCCAGCTGCCCCAACTCGAAGAGGAGATAAAACTGCTGCTCGTACCGGCCGACCCCGAAGACAGCAAAAACGCCATTGTCGAGATACGGGGCGGAACAGGTGGCGACGAGGCTGCCATCTTTGCCGGCGACCTCTTCCGCATGTATACCAAATATTGTGAAACCAAGGGGTGGAAAACCGAGGTGAGCAGTTACAGCGAAGGGGCCTCGGGCGGATACAAGGAGATTATCTTCACCGTAACGGGCGACAACGTGTACGGCACACTCAAATACGAGTCGGGCGTACACCGCGTGCAGCGGGTGCCTGCCACCGAGACCCAGGGTCGCGTACACACCTCGGCCGCCACGGTAGCCGTGCTGCCCGAAGCCGAAGAGTTCGACGTGGAAATCAACGAGGGCGAAATCAAGTGGGATACCTTCCGGTCGAGCGGGGCCGGCGGCCAGAACGTAAACAAGGTAGAATCGGGCGTGCGGCTGCGCTACAACTGGAAAAATCCCATCACCGGCGAGACGGAAGAGATTCTCATCGAGTGTACCGAGACCCGCGACCAACCCAAGAACAAGGAGCGTGCCCTCTCGCGTTTGCGCTCGTTCATCTACGACAAGGAGCACCAGAAATACATCGACGACATTGCCAGCCGGCGCAAGACCATGGTATCGACCGGCGACCGGTCGGCCAAGATACGCACCTACAACTACCCGCAGGGGCGCATCACCGACCACCGCATCAACTATACCATCTACAACCTGGCTGCCTTCATGGACGGCGACATACAGGACTGTATCGACCACCTCATCGTGGCCGAGAATGCCGAGCGGCTCAAAGAGAGTGAACTATAA
- a CDS encoding DUF6340 family protein, translating to MKKSLFFIVAAALLLTGCRSVSVLSLDVWRPAKVTFPPTVTRLMVVNNSAEPEEKEGNRYKDISAKEFTLVVPHDSTTYRLAENIAVELDNAHYFPEITIFYDDSITLPKSLYPLLDDRQLETIRGGASHTAVLSLDKTNMAVTMEDQPLYDDYGETLFVTNLSVATTLWLRVYWPDRVDPTTELVVDTVYWQTFGYTPVEAHGYLPSTVGFVQAAMQHVSQRVRDLLVPHVDQVERYLYTSTNPAMKDANDYWQQQRFTEASYLWEYVYEEQKNKTDRAMAAANLAVYNELHDQYDKAIEWVDKSLDLFQEKGGHENTDVAMLKDYRKQLLDRKAVDKTLQQQM from the coding sequence ATGAAAAAGAGTCTGTTTTTTATCGTGGCCGCTGCGTTGTTGCTGACGGGTTGCCGGTCGGTATCGGTTCTTTCGCTCGATGTATGGAGGCCGGCCAAGGTAACTTTTCCACCCACTGTCACGAGGTTAATGGTGGTCAATAATTCGGCTGAGCCCGAGGAGAAGGAGGGTAATCGATATAAGGATATTTCGGCAAAAGAGTTCACGCTTGTCGTTCCGCACGATAGTACCACCTATCGGTTGGCCGAGAATATCGCCGTTGAGTTGGACAATGCCCATTATTTCCCCGAGATAACCATTTTCTATGACGATTCCATCACGCTGCCCAAGAGCCTCTATCCGTTGTTGGACGATCGTCAATTAGAGACCATCAGGGGAGGAGCCTCCCATACGGCCGTGCTCTCTCTCGACAAGACCAATATGGCCGTGACCATGGAGGACCAGCCGTTGTACGACGATTATGGCGAAACGTTGTTCGTGACCAATCTGTCGGTGGCTACCACGCTGTGGTTGCGGGTTTACTGGCCCGATCGGGTCGATCCTACCACTGAACTTGTGGTCGATACCGTCTATTGGCAGACCTTTGGATATACCCCCGTCGAAGCTCACGGGTATTTACCGTCGACCGTCGGTTTTGTTCAAGCCGCCATGCAGCATGTTTCCCAACGGGTGCGCGATTTGCTTGTCCCGCATGTAGATCAGGTGGAGCGTTACCTGTACACGTCGACCAATCCGGCCATGAAAGATGCGAACGACTATTGGCAACAGCAACGGTTTACCGAGGCTTCGTATCTGTGGGAATATGTCTATGAGGAGCAGAAAAACAAGACCGATCGGGCTATGGCCGCTGCCAATCTGGCGGTTTATAACGAGTTGCACGATCAGTATGACAAGGCCATCGAATGGGTAGACAAGTCGCTCGATTTGTTTCAGGAGAAGGGCGGACATGAAAATACCGATGTGGCCATGTTGAAGGATTATCGGAAGCAGTTGCTTGACCGCAAGGCGGTTGATAAAACTTTGCAGCAACAGATGTAG
- the pyrF gene encoding orotidine-5'-phosphate decarboxylase: MNKKQLFENIKRKKSFLCVGLDTDIKKIPEHLKSADDPIFAFNQAIIDATADLCVAYKPNLAFYESLGVMGWTAFEKTVSYLRENYPDQFIIADAKRGDIGNTSELYARSFFCHLDLDAVTVAPYMGEDSVKPFLGYPDKWVILLGLTSNKGSHDFQLTTDANGERLFEKVMRVAQTWATDEQLMFVVGATQGKLFEDVRRIAPNNFLLVPGVGAQGGSLEEVATYGMNSECGLLVNSSRKIIYAAADETFAQAAREEALKVQYEMEHLLHKKGLL; encoded by the coding sequence ATGAACAAGAAACAGCTATTTGAAAATATCAAGCGGAAGAAATCGTTCCTCTGCGTAGGGCTCGATACCGACATCAAGAAGATTCCCGAGCATCTGAAATCGGCCGACGATCCCATCTTTGCCTTCAACCAGGCAATTATCGACGCTACGGCCGACCTCTGCGTGGCCTACAAGCCCAACCTGGCCTTCTACGAGAGTCTGGGAGTAATGGGCTGGACCGCCTTTGAGAAGACCGTCAGCTATCTGCGCGAGAATTACCCCGACCAGTTTATCATCGCCGATGCCAAGCGGGGCGACATAGGCAACACCTCGGAACTCTATGCCCGCAGCTTCTTCTGCCACCTCGACCTCGATGCCGTGACCGTGGCCCCCTACATGGGCGAGGACAGCGTGAAACCCTTCCTGGGCTACCCCGACAAGTGGGTCATTCTGCTCGGCCTCACCTCCAACAAAGGGTCGCACGATTTCCAGCTGACCACCGATGCCAACGGCGAACGCCTCTTCGAGAAGGTGATGCGCGTGGCTCAAACCTGGGCAACCGACGAGCAACTGATGTTTGTCGTAGGAGCCACCCAGGGCAAACTGTTTGAAGACGTGCGCCGCATCGCCCCGAACAACTTCCTGCTGGTGCCCGGCGTTGGCGCCCAGGGCGGCAGCCTCGAAGAGGTAGCCACCTACGGAATGAACAGCGAGTGCGGCCTGCTTGTTAACTCTTCGCGCAAAATCATCTACGCCGCGGCCGACGAAACGTTTGCCCAGGCCGCCCGTGAGGAGGCCTTGAAAGTGCAGTACGAGATGGAACACCTGCTGCACAAGAAAGGATTACTCTGA